From a single Apium graveolens cultivar Ventura chromosome 2, ASM990537v1, whole genome shotgun sequence genomic region:
- the LOC141705851 gene encoding uncharacterized protein LOC141705851, with the protein MSTFVSGFEGKEAKGATEYPVFSEIYSSLPVSEFHDATENLQDDDGGSVTASDDTAFSVMMDKAVESSTTEPDQRALEQKEDNAVKKQDLDLVVTANNTVTAINTVAVENEDIVVLNEDDGTRKIEEAFQENEVEVAVHNKEDATSEYFSETEKNALKAIAENVLDATEKAVQIHEVEAAAEKKDLDLVVAADNRIAVENQKISVLNEDEVTGKTEEAIQGNEVEAAVQNKEDAIAEDFNKNEKIALVLVAKAAPNEVDAPEKAVQVHEMEAVAEDQVTVEPNMVDAQEQIERAVPEAEVEAVIAAVVDYETHDAVSTELVRPEVGKQLKEIKEIVEDVLNRLNAVDALLLRN; encoded by the exons ATGTCTACTTTTGTTTCTGGTTTTGAGGGAAAAGAGGCCAAGGGTGCTACAGAATATCCTGTGTTTTCTGAAATTTATTCCAGTCTTCCTGTTTCAGAATTTCATG ATGCTACTGAAAATCTGCAAGATGATGATGGCGGTTCAGTTACTGCTTCTGATGATACTGCATTTTCAGTTATGATGGACAAAGCTGTGGAATCATCGACAACTGAGCCTGACCAAAGAGCTTTGGAACAGAAGGAAGATAATGCTGTAAAGAAACAAGACTTAGACTTGGTGGTTACTGCCAATAATACGGTTACTGCCATTAATACGGTTGCTGTGGAGAATGAAGACATTGTGGTACTGAATGAGGATGATGGTACAAGAAAAATAGAAGAAGCTTTTCAGGAAAATGAGGTGGAAGTTGCAGTGCATAACAAAGAAGATGCAACATCAGAATATTTTAGTGAAACTGAGAAAAATGCTTTAAAAGCTATTGCAGAGAATGTGTTGGATGCCACTGAAAAAGCTGTTCAGATACATGAGGTGGAAGCTGCAGCGGAGAAGAAAGACTTAGACTTGGTGGTTGCTGCCGATAATAGAATTGCTGTGGAGAATCAAAAAATTTCTGTGCTGAATGAGGATGAAGTTACGGGAAAAACAGAAGAAGCTATACAGGGAAATGAGGTGGAAGCTGCAGTACAGAACAAAGAAGATGCAATAGCAGAAGATTTTAATAAAAATGAGAAGATTGCTTTAGTACTTGTTGCAAAGGCTGCACCGAATGAGGTGGATGCTCCAGAAAAAGCTGTTCAGGTACATGAGATGGAAGCTGTTGCAGAGGATCAAGTGACTGTTGAACCAAATATGGTTGATGCTCAAGAACAAATAGAACGAGCTGTACCGGAAGCTGAGGTGGAAGCCGTTATTGCTGCAGTTGTGGACTATGAAACTCATGATGCAGTTTCAACAGAACTAGTGCGACCTGAAGTTGGAAAGCAGCTAAAAGAAATAAAGGAGATCGTAGAAGATGTTCTGAATCGTCTTAATGCAGTTGATGCACTATTGCTCAGGAACTAA